A portion of the Sphingorhabdus pulchriflava genome contains these proteins:
- a CDS encoding acyl-CoA dehydrogenase family protein — MAVNMQQSFSIYPFDPPGDVAALRAEVRAFLAAHEPKLGVPNCWVVGDPEFSSALGAAGFLGMILPKTVGGHERHPLERYVVIEELLAAGAPVGAHWIADRQTAPLILRYGSEEAKTRYLPGICKGQLYTCIGLSEPGAGSDLAAVRTTARYTLDGWRISGQKIWTSGAHMSHVMLALVRSEEGSERNAGLSQFLIPMDAPGITIRPIIDMGGDHHFNEVFFDDVLLPEWAMVGARGQGWAQATAELALERSGPERYLSSHVLMTALIDAAGPDPDLQIKGLIGELTAELWTLRQMSLSTAAKLAAGEDPMVEASMVKDLGNSFEQALPQRVQALVDCPSTRDDDLARLMRALLIAAPSFSLRGGTREIIRGIIARGLGLR, encoded by the coding sequence ATGGCCGTAAATATGCAGCAGAGTTTTTCGATTTATCCATTCGATCCGCCCGGTGATGTTGCGGCATTGCGAGCCGAGGTCCGCGCCTTTCTTGCCGCGCATGAGCCCAAGCTCGGCGTTCCTAATTGCTGGGTCGTCGGCGATCCGGAATTTTCCAGTGCTTTGGGTGCGGCGGGTTTCCTTGGGATGATCCTCCCCAAAACGGTGGGAGGACACGAAAGGCATCCGCTTGAACGCTATGTCGTGATAGAGGAATTGCTCGCGGCGGGAGCACCCGTTGGCGCGCACTGGATTGCAGATCGGCAAACTGCACCACTGATTCTGCGCTATGGCAGCGAAGAGGCGAAGACGCGTTACCTGCCCGGTATCTGCAAAGGCCAGTTGTACACCTGTATCGGCCTGTCTGAACCTGGTGCAGGGTCGGATCTGGCTGCAGTCCGGACAACTGCCCGTTACACGCTAGACGGCTGGCGCATTTCCGGCCAGAAAATCTGGACCTCGGGCGCGCATATGAGCCACGTGATGCTGGCACTGGTGCGCAGTGAAGAGGGCAGTGAGCGCAATGCTGGTCTTTCGCAGTTCCTCATCCCAATGGATGCTCCCGGAATTACGATCCGGCCGATTATCGACATGGGTGGCGATCATCATTTCAACGAAGTGTTTTTCGATGACGTGCTTCTACCAGAATGGGCAATGGTCGGCGCCCGGGGGCAGGGGTGGGCGCAGGCAACAGCGGAGTTGGCGCTCGAACGTTCCGGTCCTGAACGCTATCTTTCCAGCCATGTGTTGATGACCGCATTGATTGATGCAGCAGGTCCTGATCCGGATCTGCAAATCAAGGGTTTGATAGGCGAGTTGACCGCAGAGCTTTGGACGCTGCGGCAAATGTCGCTTTCGACTGCAGCCAAGCTGGCAGCCGGTGAAGATCCGATGGTTGAGGCGTCGATGGTCAAGGATTTGGGTAACAGCTTTGAGCAGGCTTTGCCGCAGCGCGTGCAGGCGCTGGTAGATTGCCCTTCCACCCGTGATGACGACCTTGCGCGGCTGATGCGCGCGCTTTTGATTGCCGCTCCGAGCTTCTCGTTGCGAGGCGGCACGCGTGAAATTATTCGCGGTATTATTGCAAGGGGGCTGGGACTCAGATGA
- a CDS encoding acyl-CoA dehydrogenase family protein → MSEQRALLCDTAEAVFAEAATLGMAPVEEAGFGQLLLAEADGGFGGDWGDLFAVLRIAGANVPSMAIGEHIVGQWLGGEVTKPYGAFIRVAQAAGAMDAALAMSIDYVNTRQQFGKPLGKFQAVQQVLAVFAVEAAAVNVAGAAAAAALDRAAGDAETALFEIACAKLRTNKAIGQATAIAHQVHGAIGFTREYDLHKLTGPLLDWRSDHGNDAYWGNVLGTKVAKLGGAGLWADITAR, encoded by the coding sequence ATGAGCGAACAACGTGCTTTGCTATGCGATACGGCAGAAGCCGTGTTTGCCGAAGCTGCGACGCTGGGAATGGCTCCCGTTGAAGAGGCCGGGTTTGGTCAGCTTTTGTTAGCGGAAGCAGACGGCGGTTTCGGCGGCGATTGGGGCGATCTGTTTGCTGTGCTGCGGATTGCGGGTGCGAATGTGCCAAGCATGGCGATTGGCGAGCATATTGTCGGACAATGGCTTGGTGGCGAAGTCACGAAGCCCTATGGAGCTTTCATCCGCGTGGCGCAGGCCGCAGGCGCGATGGATGCTGCACTAGCGATGAGCATCGACTATGTGAATACCCGCCAGCAATTCGGCAAACCGCTCGGCAAGTTCCAGGCAGTGCAGCAGGTATTGGCGGTTTTTGCAGTAGAGGCAGCAGCGGTGAATGTAGCAGGCGCTGCAGCGGCCGCCGCACTTGACCGGGCTGCGGGTGATGCAGAGACCGCCTTATTCGAAATTGCCTGCGCCAAATTGCGGACCAACAAAGCCATTGGGCAGGCCACGGCAATCGCCCACCAAGTGCACGGAGCCATAGGCTTCACCCGCGAATATGACTTGCACAAGTTGACGGGGCCGTTGCTCGATTGGCGTTCCGACCATGGCAACGACGCCTATTGGGGGAATGTGCTTGGAACGAAAGTTGCGAAACTGGGCGGTGCGGGTCTGTGGGCCGATATCACTGCACGGTAG
- a CDS encoding DUF4189 domain-containing protein: MSPGGNGVASVPMCEDDPNSAPQQAAPPAPARNDYSAVAWHQDANDVWASARYQERAAADNMALRHCTEVMGSGCQVIWQVNGYIGAALGATGNIHWAADGSKSKVKKLLDEQCKGYVLGCLPIGIFKSTDTYESDGQWINIRKPKNAALLRKRYGAVAWLMGPGYDGTSFVATGHATYPEAVDAALAACRKHNGADAKCEVSMGTGNGFLYSYRTDKGDSFTADQTEKRAEQAMNLSCKKDKLTCTVSKVFDVRQPGLFAHRMR; the protein is encoded by the coding sequence ATGAGCCCCGGCGGAAATGGCGTAGCTTCTGTTCCAATGTGTGAAGATGATCCCAATTCGGCACCGCAACAGGCGGCGCCTCCTGCTCCTGCAAGGAATGACTATTCAGCGGTCGCCTGGCATCAGGATGCGAACGATGTCTGGGCATCAGCGAGGTACCAAGAACGCGCTGCTGCCGACAATATGGCCCTGCGTCACTGCACCGAAGTGATGGGCTCGGGCTGTCAGGTTATTTGGCAGGTGAACGGATATATTGGCGCAGCACTAGGTGCCACCGGGAATATCCACTGGGCAGCCGACGGTAGCAAAAGCAAAGTGAAGAAGCTGCTGGATGAACAATGCAAAGGCTATGTTCTTGGTTGCCTGCCTATCGGCATTTTCAAATCGACCGATACTTACGAAAGCGATGGTCAGTGGATTAACATCCGCAAACCCAAAAATGCCGCACTTTTGCGGAAAAGATATGGTGCTGTCGCGTGGCTTATGGGACCGGGCTATGACGGCACATCATTTGTTGCAACCGGCCATGCAACCTATCCAGAAGCCGTTGATGCGGCTTTAGCAGCATGCCGAAAGCACAATGGTGCCGATGCAAAATGTGAGGTGAGTATGGGAACCGGCAATGGCTTTCTGTACAGCTATCGCACAGACAAAGGCGACAGTTTCACAGCAGATCAAACCGAAAAACGAGCCGAACAGGCGATGAATTTATCTTGCAAAAAAGATAAGCTTACTTGCACAGTGTCCAAAGTTTTTGACGTGCGCCAACCGGGTCTTTTTGCGCACCGGATGCGATAG
- the prfB gene encoding peptide chain release factor 2: MRAEAQALVDRIDAALNLVKMSLDWDRALRRLDELNARVEDPTLWDNPKKAEEVMRERRRLDAAIATVREIDADKVGTVELIELAEMESDEALADEGVAALAALADRADKDKVSALLSGEADPLDTFIEIHAGAGGTESQDWAEMLFRMYTRWAEKRGFKVDTIEYQAGDTAGIKAATIQVKGENAYGYAKTESGVHRLVRISPYDSSARRHTSFSSVWVYPVIDDSFEIDINPADLKIDTYRASGAGGQHVNTTDSAVRITHVPSGIVVASQVDRSQHKNREIAMGMLKARMYEAEMRKREEAASAEHAAKTDIGWGHQIRSYVLQPYQMVKDLRTGVTSPTPSDVLDGDLDAFIAAALAQRVTGEAVAIEDVD, encoded by the coding sequence ATGCGCGCCGAAGCGCAAGCCTTGGTCGACCGGATCGACGCCGCCCTAAACCTTGTCAAAATGTCGCTCGATTGGGACCGCGCCTTGCGTCGCCTCGACGAGCTGAACGCACGCGTCGAAGACCCGACTTTGTGGGACAATCCCAAAAAGGCCGAAGAGGTGATGCGCGAACGGCGCCGTCTCGATGCGGCCATTGCAACTGTTCGGGAAATCGATGCTGACAAGGTTGGTACAGTCGAATTGATCGAGCTTGCCGAGATGGAAAGCGATGAGGCTTTGGCCGACGAAGGCGTTGCCGCACTTGCGGCACTCGCCGACAGGGCGGACAAGGACAAGGTTTCGGCCCTCTTGTCGGGTGAAGCCGATCCGCTTGATACCTTCATCGAAATCCACGCAGGCGCAGGGGGTACGGAAAGCCAGGATTGGGCAGAAATGCTGTTCCGCATGTATACACGCTGGGCGGAAAAGCGCGGCTTTAAGGTCGATACCATCGAGTATCAGGCAGGCGATACCGCAGGAATAAAGGCGGCGACTATCCAGGTCAAAGGCGAGAATGCGTACGGCTATGCAAAGACCGAAAGTGGTGTGCACCGGCTCGTGCGCATATCGCCCTATGACAGCTCTGCACGGCGGCACACCAGTTTCAGCTCGGTCTGGGTATACCCTGTTATCGACGACAGTTTTGAAATCGATATCAATCCCGCTGACCTGAAAATCGATACCTACCGTGCGTCGGGTGCAGGTGGTCAGCACGTTAACACGACCGATTCTGCAGTACGCATTACTCACGTCCCTTCGGGCATAGTCGTCGCCAGCCAGGTTGACCGCAGCCAGCACAAGAACCGCGAAATTGCGATGGGTATGCTCAAGGCGAGGATGTACGAAGCGGAAATGCGCAAGCGCGAAGAAGCGGCCAGCGCTGAACATGCTGCCAAGACCGATATCGGCTGGGGGCACCAGATTCGTTCTTACGTCCTGCAGCCCTATCAAATGGTCAAGGATCTGCGCACTGGCGTCACCAGCCCGACACCCTCGGATGTGCTCGATGGCGATCTTGATGCGTTCATAGCAGCGGCGCTGGCTCAGCGGGTGACGGGTGAGGCTGTCGCGATTGAGGATGTCGACTAA